Sequence from the Argentina anserina chromosome 7, drPotAnse1.1, whole genome shotgun sequence genome:
TTATGACCGCCCCTCCTCTATAATCCTAATTCCTATAACAATGAGTTCAGCAATCTAGCTCGTGATCAATACGTTTCTACTACCATCATTTCTACGCGGTTTTTATATGCGACTGTCAGCTGAGTCGACCGTTACGGAGCTCAAGCTCCGTTTCAACAGCTCGACGGTTCTAAATATCACTTTCCCCGTTCCGTTCTGGACTCGTAGTCAGCCATCATGTAAATACTGTACAAACGAGGGGTaataatgaaagaaacacagcaCGAGCGCAGACGTGGCGGGCTGCTATTTGTTTAATATTTGTTCTACATTCTTTTTCTGTGGACCTCCGTTCGTCGTTAGTTAGCTTTGCACGAGCGGTTGAGGGAGGTGGGGTCCAGTAGCCGGCGTTCAACTTCCTGAAAGGGACAGTCCTCCAAATAACGAGCCGCGGCTGATTCGTCAGCCGGGTGAGCCGAGTCGGTTCTGGCCGGTTGTCCAACCAGATCACGGCAACCAACTGTGGTGGAAGGTGGGGCCCGATTGAGGGAATGATGGCCTGGCGGCTTGCTGATCCGGCGTGGGCTAGCCGCTATGATTGAGATCGCAAGTTGAGGTGAGTTGGACCCACAGCTGTCCCAAAAGGGACATGGGTAGGTCCCCAATTGAAAGAGGCCCACCTCCTGTCAGTCTGGCTTGGACGGTGTCAGCAGCTGCACCCCTCGCCGGCcggaaaaggaaaagatagaACCACGTCTAGAGTCTAGATAGTGAACTTGTTGAGTAAGATATTAAACGTCCCGGTACATGTAAGACATTCTCTAATATTGAATGGTAAACTCATAAAGTTTTGCGATATATAATTATGGTACCTAAATTCTCAAATTATCATAATCCATGCAGTTTAAATAAGCTAGTTGTGTGacataaaattgaaaaaaaagaagataattGTGTACCGTGATCGTGCAACTAAGTCTAAATCTCATATTTTTATGACATATTTAGTTCTTAAATGTATTCGTAGgttatattaaaacaaaaacatgaaGATAACGAAttcatgaaatttaattatataatttgtttCGAACTACAGAATATGACCACCGACAAAGAATTACATAGTTGATCACTTGATCCTCCGAGGGATTTGAGCGAGCTCTTTGCAAAGCATTGAACTAGATCCATGGAGATGAGCCAAGTGGGAATGGAGGAACTGAGGAAGGAAGGGAAAGGTAGCTAGTTTAGCTTGTAGAAGCAAAAATGGAGAGGTTGGTCCGTATACTCATGATGACGGATGTGTATCATCATTGTTCCCGTCCGAACGTTTAGATGGACGGTACAACTCCGTTGTTAGTGACATGGCAGAATATGGGTGGCTGAACTTGACCGCAACCAATGAGGAAGCGGCTTCTATAATACAGCTGAGGCCCCACTCAGATGTCGTTGTTTGTATCTAACCATGCCTATGCTCTCTTGGTCCACCTCAGATCACCCACAGATTCGTAGGACCTTTTGTCTTGATACACGGTCAATTTCTTGCATAATCTTAGAGATTATTCCTTTCTATTAAAGGAAAAGAATAATTGAACAATGCTAGTAAAAATATGGAGTTGTTAAGTGATTTATGTATTTAAATTTGGTAGGAACTTATAAGAAGAAAGCCAAACGATATCTAATGGAGGAGAGGGGGAAAATGAAGGTTTTGGAGTTTGGCCGGCGGGGAACTTTTCATGAGGTAAATTGATACGGATACGCATAAAAATACACATGCTAGCtagatgtgattaactataaACTATTAAGAGAAGAAGTTATATCGAGGTAATTGTGTTACAAAGTCACACATggtatataattttgtttgtGCGTGTTCACGAGGTTATTGCCAAAAAAGGATAAAACTATAGCTATTTGACTTAAGATGATcatgattctaaataattgtGTTTATATTTTGGGTTGCACTTTATAAAAATGTAAAGTGTTACCTAAAATCAAAATAGTTACGTAACAGGATAATATATGATTGGATTTTGGTTTATATGTCACCTCGGAAATTGTAATGCCTATGATAACCTTGATCATGTGAATAAGAAATGACAACAAATAAAGCTAGCTAGGATAATGAAAACTGAAATTATTAGAACTATTTTGAGTCACTCTCCAAGATGACTCACCTAATATTTATGAGCATAAAGCAAAATTGATGGTGCAAATTAGTGAGCCAGCTATTCTCTATAGATTGCATgttacaaaaaaattaaacccaCACTGTTTAGCTAGAGAGTCGGCCAGTCGGGTGTAGTTATGAGATTCAAGAGTATCGTTAGAATGATTCTTATTTGATTGGGTTTCATAACAAAACCTCATTCCGAGTTAAGCCAGATGTTTGCATTACATAACTGCATGAAGGCCCAAGGTAATCCAGTGGGAATGCGATtcttttgtattgaatttaAATGCATACGTTTTACTGAATGATCTTTTGTATTATTATTTCGAAAAGAATGAAGTACAAAATACATTTACtatcattcaataaataaaaaacaaaacatttaCTATCCCAGTCTCCCACTCTAGGTTTACATAATGAAAGAACAATAGATCAATACAATATATTGGTTTGCCAAAGAAGCAGATTTACATGCATACAAAACAATACAAGTTAATTTGATGCGATAAATTAGAGGCCAGAAGTGAAGGGCACACCAGTTGCAGGCAGCCATGAGCTTCCGGCAATGAGGTTACCAACTGTGAACTTGGAGGCTTCTGAAGAACTAGTGATAACGCGATAACCACCCCACTTGACCCTTCCAGTCGTCCGAGAACCAGGTCCCATGTTCTTGTACTCTCCATAGTATAAAGTTTTCAGAGCAAAGTCACCATCCCATTCTAACCACCCAGCTGGATCAACCAAACTGTCAAGGTAACTCTGTAAAAAGACAGTACGTGAATACTGCTTCCACGGCCTTCCTAGGAACGTCTTGACCGATCCGATCACCGGTGCAAGGTCTGCGGTAGCCATGATCCGAGAACCGTGGATCGAAATGCCTGTGTTTTGGTTATCGTCGGTACGGCCTTGGGCAGTGATTGTGTTCTTTTGACCACTCATGGGTTTTCTTGCGTAGATCATGCAATTTTGGAGGACCACTGCGGCGTTACCAAAGATGAAGTCTACGGTGCCGTATATGTAGCATTCTTTGTAGAATTGACGTTGAGAATGGGTGTAGAGGGTGTCTTGGTAGCCTTCGAAGCCACAACGGTAGAAGACCGAGAGATCGGCACCTGACCGGAGGGCTACGGCTTGATGATTTTGTGGTCCAGCTGTGTTCCGGAATGTTATTCCACGAGCAATGAAGCCATCTCCGGTCACCGCTGTAATTAGCATTACAAAAATGTTATGATCGTGTTAGTAAAGTAGTTAATATATAGGCgtcacaaataataaatagTGACGATACTCGTTTGTTTTGTACTACGTACGTTATatagtttgaactttgaacaaTATATATTAGCTTCTGTGTATAAAATGTCAATGGCACACATAATTTGAACTTGATTTTAGCGCTTCTAGAggttggaatttttttttagtagTTCTGATTGTGAAAGGTAATCAAACATCCCTACCCTTTACTTTTCCTAGTGACTTTGAGGAATCGAGAGAGTTTCTTACCTACTGTTGCAGAGTTAAAAGTTGTAGAACCACCGACAACACTCCGGCTACCGGTGATGATAGTATATCTCAAGCCATCTCCGAGTAGATAgatattcttcaacttaatCTCAAggttctccttgtaaaccccACTTTTCACACGTATCACAAACCTCTGAGTTCCACTCCTCTTCGCCGCAGCATCTAGAGCCTCCTTGATGGTCTTGAAGTTACCCGACCCGTCTTGAGCAACCACCACGTTGGCGGCCGGTGTAGACTGAAGTAATCTTCTGTCACCAGGCTTGACCCAAGTCGGAAAACCTTCCTTATATTGGAATGTTACTGCGGGTGTGTTCGAACCGTTGTTGATGGATAGACTGTTGCTGATGAGCTTGGAGACGTTGTTAGACATGAGTGGTAGCACAAAGTCTGACACTCCTAGATCGACAAACCCGGCGCGGCATGTTTCGAGATTTGTTAGAGAAGTGCTCAACCAGGTCTGCGAGTCAAAGTCGGTGCATTTAGAGTTAGGGTCGACTGTTCGGTTGAGAAGGGCGATGGTTTCGTCGTAGAGCTTTAGACAATCGGACCATGCTGtcttttctttctctgttCTGCATTTCTGCCCAAGCCACTTGTTGTGGCTCTGTGCTTTGAGGGCAGTTTCTATTGTGGTTTGGATGGCGATTTTTTTGAAGTCGGCCATCTTTTTGGGGATGGAGTAGTGTTTCTGGTCATGGGCGAAGTTGGCTCTGCAAGCTGCAGGGTATGGGGTTTTGCTGCACCAATAATCTAAGCCCGTGGAGAGAACACTGGAAAGGGCTGTTGAGAATAGTAGAGCCAAGGAGAGGCAGATAACGAAAGAGGTTAGCCTGGTCGTCATTGATGGATGAGCTAGGTCGTGAGGCTTTTGTGATTTTTAGTGGAAAGTTTGACATTTATATAGGGGAATGGGATAGCTAAGGACAGCAGGGCTTGGACTTTGGTTAATTTGAACATGGAGGATGGTGATAGATGTAGTAGAATACATATAATTGACATCAACGCAAAATAAATATACGAAGATTCTCAATCCTTGTCTTAATGTTGGTTTCTTgtcatacaatatatatatatatatatatatatatatatatatatatatgttacctAGCTAATAAGTACCTAGCCAATGTATGTAAGTAAATAATAGTTATATTATCCAGGGTAGTGAGGTTTCTGTTTTAGAAAGGGTGTGGTCAACTTTGAGAAGCGAGTGAAGAACATGTCAAGCACTTGAAAATGTATGCACATATGTTAGCTAGGTAACCTGGTTGGAAATAATCTGTGTAATATTCCTTTCAAAGTTGAACGCACACCTGCACAGAGATTTTGAACGGTTAGATGATGGTGGTCGCGGATGAGTTTAACGAAGACGTGCTAGAAGTCACTATAAAATGCTTTAGCCTCAAAGTCTCTAGCCCCATAATATTATTAGCTAGCTACTAACACAGTAACACATACATAATCTTCTGTGGGATATATACGTACAGTATATACTAGTGATTGGTTCATGTTTTCATTTATAGAAAACGCAGCGAGTTAAATGTCAAATCAAGGTCCATTCAATACACCAAATCATATGAGGGCTTGTCTGCAAGCTATGGTATAAAATGCACGTATGGGCGTGGAGTTTGTTTATAGAGGAAAATGCTGCTGCATGGTGAGCGCCGTAACAGAATTTTTCATCATATAGTCACTCAAATAAAATGAACAGAAAAGTAGCAAATCAAAATAGCAAATGATCTACCTGCCTTTGTACTCTTGTTGCAGTTTGATCTCCAAGGTTTTGGATTCCCATCTACCTGCCTTTGTACTCTTGTTGCAGTTTGATCTATAAGGTTTTGGATTTCCTCAAAATTCCACTCGAGCATCTAAAGTTGGATCAATACTAACTAGGTGTTTCTTTCGCATTCTATCTCATCGTATCACATCGCGTAAACCTAGAGCAATAACGCTCTATCGTTTTGGTAAGAATAGTGTAGTGGGTAGAGAAGATAACTAAATTTGGAAAGGCAAAGCTCTATCGTTTAATAACGCGTTTGGTTTTTCCTTTCTTCCGTTAATTAACCCAGATTGGATCTAGTTGTAAGAAGAATGTTTGGCTGGTAATTAAGTAACCTCACTTCTTGGTCTTCTATTGGTGTGGAAGGTTCCGATCGATCCTTTTGTTCTGGGAGGAATAGCTACTCATCGTATTGCGACAGGGAATTCACTAGACATCGATTACTATATTGAAAATTGTTCTTTTTTCGCCCGTAATAGAGAATAAAGAAATATAACCAGCCAACCAGGATATTTTATTTAGGATAGTAGTCTCACTACTAAGCAAACCAGAATAAATCACCTCCAACACAGGCAATCGATCAAAGCCATAAACAAACCGTGTCATGTGTGCAACTAATAACATATACGTTGGGCGTGTGGATCTAACCATTTCTTACTTTCATAGTATTGGACTATTGGTACCAAATTCACAATAAACATAAGAATAAAATACTGATCACTCTTTCATTTTTTAGTAACTCAACAATTTAGTCCTTCATGTTTCAATATCAACTGATCActtcttatattttcaaaatttaaacAATTTGGTCATTCAATTAAGTTTCCGTTCAATTGTATCGTTAAGTTGCTGACTTGACAAACATCAcatatgagaaaaaaaaaccacttAACTGTGTAATTGGACGGAGACATAAATGAATGACCatattgtttaaaatttgaaaatataaagaatgatcagttgaaattgaTGCATGAATGACTAAATTGTTGAGTTACTAAAAATTGGTGGAGTGATCAATATTTTTTCCTAAACATAATTTGGGTATATATGTAACCTAGCTTATAAGAAGCTATAATTGTAGAAGCTTCAAAATGAACAATTCAACTTGTCAACTATATTCCTATGGAGGTCTGGCTTATGCTTGCATTGAAAAGTAAACCAGAAAAACTGTGTGGCTTATTATTCCCATGTACTACTTAAATTAGACCGTGAATTTTCTAGACAAAGGTCCAGCTTCTACAAAACATTAGGCTGACATAAATTTGTCGCCCACCCTAGCTGTAATTGCCGTGGGCAAACTTGTATATATCTCCTTAATTGATCGAAGTATCCGTATACTTGAATAGGTATATTAATTTTCATAGCAGGACTTTAAACTATGTACTCTGTAGCACCCCAGCTTTTCCACAGCTGTATATTGGACCTTAATTTTATACGTTGCTGACTTTTAAAACGCTAGTGATCAATCGAACGCGTAATGGAGAGCACACCTCGTTTCTGGTTTCAACGCTATGGCTTTTATAACATAATTTTACTAATtagctcaatatataatctcaGAATAATTAATGGCTCTCAATTTGCAATGCACAACGGATgactatatataattcaacaaACAAATGAATTAAAATGCGCGCAGTTCCTGCCATTTAGCTGGATACATAATAATTTTAGTAGGTATGAACCACCATGTAAACAAGTataatacaaactcaatacTGGACGACTTGATTTAAGTCGTGATCGTCATttgtctagctagctagcttccaTAAACGTTATATGCAAATGATTCGTGTTACTGGAAAATTGGGTTAACTGATACGCATGTAATTGAATGCATGTACGTAAAGCTAATGAAACTAGTTCCAGCCTTCCAGGTACTATATGTACGTACATTAGTAAATTATACCAATTAACCtattgcatgcatgcatgcatgagatcattatggattttttttaaagattaTCAATTTGATTAACTTGAGAGATGATTTTTCTCTTAAGAGATTGACATATCCTCCCTCACTGATTAGATAGATCACTAATTAAGACCTGCAGTGTAACTGAGATGAGTTTGACTTAGACGCAAACTTATGATAAATCTGATAATTAGCCGAACATGCATGCAGGATAGAACAAATCGGGAAAGCCCTGCTTATATGATAcagatgaatttttttattagttaGGGTTAAATTGCAAAATCAATACACAACACGTACATTATTCTGATATTAATTACGTATATGACAATATGACATATCCCATGCACGGCAATGTTTCTTAATCAGCATGCCACTGCTTTTGCCTTTGTGTGAAAACGAAACAAGTTTTCGGTGTATAGAGTACGTAGTTGACTATGTCTTGTTTAAGGTTTTTCCAGCTAACGAACTAATCTCTCATTATGCATTTATATGCAAAGTCATCTATACTAAATTACTTAAATTATCGTTCTTCCGTAATCCACAAGTTTGGCATAGTATATACTATATACTTAGACCCCGAACAATCATTTCTTCAAAACCAATTATTCGGAGCTCAAACATTCTGTgttcgatgattttttttttctgtgggCAAACTAACAAAGATCTTATATTGGTGTCAAACAAATAAGGTGCAAAATGAACCAAATAGCCAATCAACAAGTGAACAAACAATATGAAAGAAAATACACAGGGCCCAAATCAAGCAGGTTGAAGCAAAGATAGCCCAAGGACGAAGTAGAAGAATTTAGGTCCTGCCCACATGCATATTATTTGGTTTTCTTATGCATTGCTTTATAGAAAATCATATGTATCACCATCGAAAATATAGGGTTTGTGTGTGTTTGGGGTGTGTAAAGATCTACTTGTTGGCCAGTAAATAATGTCTTTAACTTTGAGAATGAACTATAAATGTACAAAACTCGAAAGACCACCACAAATAATTCTccctatatataaattaaagcaCAATGATCCAATCATACTATACATATATGTAGGCTAAAATATGATCACAGGCCTGAGGTGAACCGCACACCGGTGGCCGGCAGCCACGATCGACCAGCAATAAGGCTTCCGACGGTGAATGAGTTCGCCACATTTGCACTAGTAATGACATGATAACCAGGCCATTTGACCCTATATCTGGTGGATGAGGCAGGACCAAAATTCTTGTACTCCCCATAATACAAAGTGCTTAGAGCAAAATTAGTTCTTTGCCATTCCAGCCAACCAGCCGGGTCGACCAAGCTGTCAAGGTAACATTTCATGAAGACAACCCTAGAATATTGCATCCACGGCCGACCTAAGTACGTTTTATAATATCGAACCACCGGCTTGAGGTCCGAGGCTGCCCGGACTTGAGAGTTATGGAATGAAATAGCTGTGTTTTGAAACGGGTCGTTTCGTGCTTGAGCAGTGATGACATTAACTTGGCCCCATATTGGTTTTCTTACATAAACTATGCAATTCTGGAAAACAACTGCAGCATTACCAAATATAAAGTCTATGGTGCCATAGATGTAACATTCTCTGTAGAATTGTCTCTGAGAGTGAACCATGAGAGTGTCTTGGTAGCCCTGGAAGGCGCAACGGTAGAATACGGAAAGGTCAGAGCTGGATCGAAGCGCCACCGCTTGTCCCTTGGCTGCTCCGGCGGTGTTGCTGAATGTGATGCCACGGGCAATGAAGCCAGGCCCGTCAATGCCTGAAGTCATATTTCGAACAAATTACAAAGGGAAGTCATATAAAAGAATTAAACTAATTAGAGTGAGATGCCATTTTTCACAATTGTGATTTGAGTAATATTGAGCATTAGTTTATGATCTCTCCGAAAGAGATCGACTCAACCCAATGGACATAAATATATAGTTTTCAATGGTATGTGACTTGCCTGCAACGTTACAGTTGCTTAGTCCACACTTAATTAGAGTATGATTTCATTAGAATTTCAATGATTTTCAACTAGCTAGTTTTGCTTTGAGGGAAACTTTTAACTTTCTAATAATGAGAGAGATATTACATACCTGCTGTTGCAGAGTTAAAAGTAGTGTAACCTCCTTTGACACTTCTGCTACCTGTGATAATCGTATACCTCAAGCTATCACCAACCAGCATGATGTTAGTGTTAGTGTTGGCAACTTCAATGTTCTCCCTATAGACACCTTTCTTCACATGGATAATAAATCTAGTCATTCTTTTTCGCTTTGCGGCCAAATTTAATGCTGCCTGGACGGTCCGGAAGTGCCCCGACCCATCTTTGGCCACCACGAGGCTAGCCTTGATCGAAGAAGCTGCCAATAGCCTCCTGTCGTGGTTTGAAAGCCAACTGGGATAAGACTCATGACCTTCGTCGGTGGCTGTGCGATTTTCTTTCTCCAGGAGTTGTGAACCAATTGCCAAACTGTTGCTAATAAGCTCGGACACATTGTTGTTGGACGTGTAGATAGGTTTTATGAACTCCGACACGTTTAGTTCCTTGGATCCGTCACGGCAAGTATGAATGTTGGTGAGGGCGGCGCTGAGCCAAGTCTGTGCGTCAAAATTGGTGCAGCTCTTCTTATGCTTGGCGTCTAGGCCTTCCAGGGTGCGGTTGAGCTCGTGGACCGTGTTGTCAAGGAGCTTCGAGCAATCGGCCCATGCAGCCTTCTGCGGCTCGCTTTCGCAGTTTTGCTGGAACTGGGAGGCGTATGAGTTAGCACTGAGAGCTCTATCGAGGGCCACCAGGACCATCTGCCTCCGGAAATCGGTGGTGTGTTTTGGGGTGAGGCGGTGAGGGTAATGGGACATGCAGTATTTGCATGGCTCCGGATGAGGAGTCTTGTTGCACCATGTGCGAATGCGATTTGAGCGATGGTGGTGGCTTCTTGATTGTGCTGTCTGAAAGAGCAAGGATGAGAAAATGAGTAATGAGAGTAGGAAAGTTAGTTTCATACCCATTATTGACgatcaatgaaatgagtaAGAATATGAATGTGGGGGTATTGAGGTTTTTAAGGGTCGCATCTCAagggggtttgagatttctAGTTTTATGTAGGAGTATCATGaattaaaaagagaagaagcaGGCTGGCGCTTGTTTGACATATAGGATTTGACAATTAGATTATGTAAGTACTGTGAAAGAGTATGATTGCAGAACAAGATATACCATGTTGACTTTACGTAAAATTGGgtagaaaataaataattataaacatTTGTTAACGTAAATGTATTATACATGACGCGAAATGCATGTTAATAATGTCATAAGGAAGAGATAAATGATCTTAGCATCGAGAATGAGGATTGTCTCTTTAATTATAGGATTTTTCTCGTGTACAAAAAGACATTAAGAATTATTGCAGGATGATATCTCTTTATACAAAAAGAGATTAAGAATTGCAGGATGATATATATCtctttgtttactattgtgaGAAATGCAAGCCATTGCAGGCTGTTAATCGCAATTAGTGTGCATGCTGTGAAACAATGGTGTTCATCACGAGCTGCCGGCTTAGGGTTTTGTGtggaaaataatcaaaatatcgACTTAGTAAACGGAATTTGGAATATAGCTCCGAAACTTAAATATCTTCATATTGAGGACAACTTCGACCAAGAACTTTACCAAGAAAATCAAAAGTAGGTTAATAATATTGATCACGTTAATTGACTATagtaatttaattagaaagtAAAATGCATGAAGAAGCTAGACTAATGAAAAACAAACATATAACATGTTCCGTACGCTTGTTAACATGTAGTACGAAATTGTTTATGTAAATTGGGGGGTTGAGTAATCTGATCATGGATCATCATCATGTGTGGTTTGAAAGTAACAGTTTCTTGGACGGAAGGAGTGTGAACCATGTTCTTGATTACTCAATATTCAGGCCATAAGTTTAGGGTATACCCCCATGTGCTGTTCTGGTTAGTTTGTAAACTACGCGAACCATCGTTTCTTTATGGTTGAAGTAGTGCAACCATGAATATCAATATATGAATGCAGCGGTAGCTGGGATCTTATATGTAGGAGCTAGCTACCTAGCAATCCATGTTTGACATATTCACATATATTTTgttgatatttttctttttccaataTTGACTAATGATTTTGATAATTCAGTTATATTTCTTAAATgagttataacttataagtaTACAATGAGATGTTTGAGTAAGATCTAGGTCTAAGATTATTCTCTCCCCGGCCACTTGGCCAATCAAGCAAAGAAACATCGCATCCAATTCAAGCGTGTGCCTAATCTCGTGTCTTTCTACTGCCTGTTAACTTTAAAGAGTATGTTTTGGTACATGATATGTAAATACATGACTAAAGATAGATGATTACTATTAATTTTAATACAGATGCATGATGTAGTTGGACGTAGTGCATATAAGAATTTATGGGTTAAATTGCGTTTTAAAAACTTACATTAATAAATATGTGcgaaaggtttttttttttttttacggtAATGGATGGAAATTACGACTTTATATGATTGAGGATTAAGCTCATTTACCAGTAAGAAAATGTAGCAGTAACAACGGCATATGATGTGCATTCTTGTTGACGCACAACCATGATTGGTACTTGAAAGTCCGAATGATCGGATCTATCAAGATGTGATGATTAGAGACAGGCCAATTATGCGGATATAAACTGGGCCTGAATTGTTTTTTATCTGTTCAATTAGTCTAATTACGATGTCCATTCTCGGGTGTAATTTGTAAAGTTATATTGTGGGGCGGCTGTGACATTAACATTCCAC
This genomic interval carries:
- the LOC126803199 gene encoding pectinesterase 2-like, producing the protein MTTRLTSFVICLSLALLFSTALSSVLSTGLDYWCSKTPYPAACRANFAHDQKHYSIPKKMADFKKIAIQTTIETALKAQSHNKWLGQKCRTEKEKTAWSDCLKLYDETIALLNRTVDPNSKCTDFDSQTWLSTSLTNLETCRAGFVDLGVSDFVLPLMSNNVSKLISNSLSINNGSNTPAVTFQYKEGFPTWVKPGDRRLLQSTPAANVVVAQDGSGNFKTIKEALDAAAKRSGTQRFVIRVKSGVYKENLEIKLKNIYLLGDGLRYTIITGSRSVVGGSTTFNSATVAVTGDGFIARGITFRNTAGPQNHQAVALRSGADLSVFYRCGFEGYQDTLYTHSQRQFYKECYIYGTVDFIFGNAAVVLQNCMIYARKPMSGQKNTITAQGRTDDNQNTGISIHGSRIMATADLAPVIGSVKTFLGRPWKQYSRTVFLQSYLDSLVDPAGWLEWDGDFALKTLYYGEYKNMGPGSRTTGRVKWGGYRVITSSSEASKFTVGNLIAGSSWLPATGVPFTSGL
- the LOC126803197 gene encoding probable pectinesterase/pectinesterase inhibitor 33, which produces MGMKLTFLLSLLIFSSLLFQTAQSRSHHHRSNRIRTWCNKTPHPEPCKYCMSHYPHRLTPKHTTDFRRQMVLVALDRALSANSYASQFQQNCESEPQKAAWADCSKLLDNTVHELNRTLEGLDAKHKKSCTNFDAQTWLSAALTNIHTCRDGSKELNVSEFIKPIYTSNNNVSELISNSLAIGSQLLEKENRTATDEGHESYPSWLSNHDRRLLAASSIKASLVVAKDGSGHFRTVQAALNLAAKRKRMTRFIIHVKKGVYRENIEVANTNTNIMLVGDSLRYTIITGSRSVKGGYTTFNSATAGIDGPGFIARGITFSNTAGAAKGQAVALRSSSDLSVFYRCAFQGYQDTLMVHSQRQFYRECYIYGTIDFIFGNAAVVFQNCIVYVRKPIWGQVNVITAQARNDPFQNTAISFHNSQVRAASDLKPVVRYYKTYLGRPWMQYSRVVFMKCYLDSLVDPAGWLEWQRTNFALSTLYYGEYKNFGPASSTRYRVKWPGYHVITSANVANSFTVGSLIAGRSWLPATGVRFTSGL